A single Anopheles maculipalpis chromosome 3RL, idAnoMacuDA_375_x, whole genome shotgun sequence DNA region contains:
- the LOC126561135 gene encoding integrator complex subunit 9 — protein MKLYALSGDPAKPCYVLSYKGLMIMLDCGLSISSVLNFLPLPLVQSPKFQCLPNWNCRDSDIQLEDGEIKECCGCAFVNSAPEFVPPLEKLIDFSEIDVILISNYTNMLALPYITEGTGFCGTVYATEPTLQIGRFFLEELVEYIEASPKESTARMWKEIQHQLPVPLNDVFKPKNWRHLFSMDAVNRSLARVRMTGYDQKLDIFGALQVTPISSGFCLGSSNWTIVSGQEKISYISGSSTLTTHPRPINQTALKYSDVVIMTGLTQAPHVNPDAMLGELCMNVMMTLRNGGSVLIPCYPSGVVYDLFECLSVSLDNQGFTQIPMFFISPVADSSLAYSNILAEWLSTSKQNKVYIPDEPFPHASLVKNAKLKHFKHIDSDGFSTEFRQPCVVFCGHPSLRFGDAVHFVELWGSNPLHTIIFTEPDFPHMQALAPYQPLAIKTVYCPIETSLNFQQANKLIKELKPGVLVIPENYTQPPAIAPQKLDLVIDPIPDKMIIKFKRGEVIKLPLKRKRGRVYLNPKMAKAIVPQEVQPGVTVSTITGLLQVKDNIHDLLPLEPTKEELAEEHKSKPSGPPQPYSQLRTVRYEWGTLDINLLLKKLAQDGFTDLKVEQGSAEEVTLVLPSEDTVIKVSEKSTEIVCGGKQSLRLKLRDLLLQCVQSF, from the exons ATGAAACTC TACGCACTGAGTGGCGATCCGGCAAAACCATGCTACGTGCTCAGCTATAAAGGCTTGATGATTATGCTGGATTGTGGCCTTTCCATAAGCTCTGTGTTGAATTTTCTACCTCTGCCACTGGTGCAAAGTCCAAAGTTTCAGTGTTTACCTAATTGGAACTGCCGGGACTCAGATATACAGCTCGAAGATGGG GAAATAAAAGAATGCTGCGGATGTGCGTTCGTCAATTCTGCCCCAGAGTTTGTGCCACCGCTAGAAAAGCTGATCGATTTCTCGGAGATTGATGTGATACTGATTTCGAACTACACCAACATGCTTGCGCTACCGTACATTACCGAAGGAACGGGCTTTTGCGGGACAGTTTATGCAACCGAGCCGACGCTACAGATTGGACGGTTTTTCCTCGAAGAGTTGGTTGAATATATCGAGGCATCGCCGAAGGAAAGTACCGCAAGGATGTGGAAAGAGATTCAACATCAGCTACCGGTACCGTTAAACGATGTTTTTAAGCCAAAGAACTGGCGCCATCTGTTTAGCATGGATGCGGTAAACAGAAGCCTGGCACGAGTACGGATGACTGGGTACGATCAGAAGCTGGACATATTTGGCGCCCTTCAGGTAACTCCGATTAGTTCCGGCTTTTGTCTTGGTTCGAGCAACTGGACGATCGTGTCGGGACAGGAGAAAATTTCCTATATTAGTGGCTCGTCCACGCTAACCACTCATCCGCGTCCGATCAATCAGACTGCGCTAAAGTACTCGGATGTGGTCATTATGACCGGATTGACACAAGCGCCGCACGTAAATCCAGACGCAATGCTGGGTGAGTTGTGCATGAACGTGATGATGACGCTACGAAATGGCGGTTCGGTGCTGATACCATGCTACCCGTCCGGCGTGGTGTACGATCTGTTCGAATGTCTCTCGGTCAGTCTGGACAATCAGGGCTTCACACAAATACCGATGTTTTTCATCTCACCCGTCGCGGATAGCTCGTTGGCCTATTCGAATATCTTGGCCGAGTGGCTCTCTACGTCTAAGCAGAATAAAGTTTACATCCCAGATGAACCGTTTCCTCACGCCAGCTTGGTAAAGAACGCAAAGTTGAAACACTTTAAGCACATCGACTCGGATGGCTTCAGCACCGAGTTCCGACAGCCGTGTGTGGTGTTTTGCGGTCATCCGAGTTTGCGGTTCGGAGATGCGGTACATTTCGTTGAGCTATGGGGCTCGAATCCCCTACACACCATCATCTTTACCGAACCGGACTTCCCACACATGCAAGCACTCGCACCGTACCAACCGCTTGCTATTAAGACGGTGTATTGTCCGATAGAAACATCGCTTAACTTCCAGCAAGCGAACAAGCTAATAAAAGAGCTGAAACCGGGCGTGCTAGTAATACCGGAAAACTACACCCAACCACCGGCGATAGCACCACAAAAGTTGGATCTTGTCATTGACCCAATCCCGGACAAAATGATCATAAAGTTTAAGCGGGGCGAAGTGATTAAGCTTCCGTTAAAGCGAAAACGTGGACGCGTCTACTTAAATCCTAAAATGGCAAAGGCAATAGTACCGCAGGAAGTTCAACCGGGTGTGACCGTTTCCACCATTACCGGGTTGCTGCAGGTGAAGGACAACATACACGATCTGCTTCCCCTCGAACCAACCAAGGAAGAATTGGCCGAAGAGCATAAATCGAAACCATCCGGTCCACCGCAACCGTACAGCCAGCTGCGTACAGTTCGATACGAATGGGGAACGCTGGATATTAATCTGCTGCTGAAAAAGCTCGCCCAGGATGGTTTTACCGATCTGAAGGTGGAGCAGGGTAGTGCGGAGGAAGTGACGCTTGTGCTACCGTCCGAGGATACGGTGATCAAGGTGAGCGAGAAAAGTACCGAAATCGTTTGTGGTGGAAAGCAGAGTCTTCGGCTAAAGTTGCGCGATTTGTTGCTACAATGTGTGCAAAGCTTTTAA
- the LOC126563029 gene encoding uncharacterized protein LOC126563029, which produces MCLITEIMPPQSTTTLLAVVIAANFQLSEHYFYNGIKSGLEPDLKHSLFLDRIGQCRWQPDLAMFLADMRIVQRNHTHYVLSGVLRIRRNITQTTTGTVSIEICQNTTHCRPFVAPPVNIGDVCKFLTEQRNSSLANVLEHSVPPLECPFTKGVRRINDALVDYKPFRYFSPHVSKLWRIDFVGESDHKRVFCIRIELFVYSWEDMLPRY; this is translated from the exons ATGTGTCTCATTACCGAAATTATGCCTCCGCAGAGCACCACAACACTGCTCGCAGTGGTCATAGCAGCCAATTTTCAGCTCAGTGAACACTACTTCTACAATGGCATCAAATCCGGGCTTGAGCCCGACCTGAAGCACTCACTCTTCCTCGATCGCATCGGTCAGTGTCGTTGGCAGCCCGATTTGGCAATGTTCCTAGCTGACATGCGGATCGTCCAGCGAAACCACACGCATTACGTGCTTAGTGGAGTACTGCGGATTCGGCGTAACATTACTCAAACCACCACGGGTACCGTGTCGATCGAGATCTGTCAGAATACGACCCACTGCAGGCCGTTTGTAGCGCCACCGGTGAACATTGGAGATGTGTGTAAATTTCTTACCGAGCAGCGCAACAGTTCTTTGGCGAATGTATTAGAACATAGTGTGCCACCGTTGGAGTGTCCCTTCACTAAAGGTGTACGTCGAATCAATGACGCACTGGTGGATTATAAACCATTCCG GTATTTTTCACCACATGTTAGTAAACTTTGGCGCATCGATTTTGTTGGCGAAAGCGATCATAAGCGAGTGTTCTGTATAAGGATTGAACTATTTGTCTACAGCTGGGAAGATATGCTTCCTAGGTACTGA
- the LOC126563028 gene encoding uncharacterized protein LOC126563028, whose translation MVKRTCLVFRALLYLCVGTILTPTDGAQDIFSILKPGNPFGTIGRKKLFVTRVGQCVGKKNLPVYVPDMRITAYNRTSYVVSGEVHFREDIPHYRLSVAIKQCDDIRATVNCRPFLSNIVNTDGCALLQASGAMYNEYLQHFQPPLKCPFWNGTYVMGATLVDDALVKYLPGSGSTFWEVRMMGRVKERLMFCVVMQLNVRPKKMSNNRN comes from the exons ATGGTCAAACGCACGTGTTTGGTGTTCCGTGCACTACTCTACCTGTGCGTTGGTACAATCCTCACACCAACCGATGGAGCGCAGGACATCTTCTCCATACTGAAACCGGGCAACCCGTTTGGAACGATCGGACGTAAGAAGCTGTTCGTGACCCGGGTCGGACAGTGTGTGGGGAAGAAAAATCTACCCGTGTACGTGCCAGATATGCGCATTACGGCATACAACCGTACCAGCTACGTTGTCAGCGGTGAAGTACACTTCCGGGAGGACATTCCACACTATCGACTCTCGGTGGCAATCAAGCAGTGTGACGATATAAGGGCAACGGTGAACTGCCGTCCGTTTCTCAGCAACATTGTCAATACGGATGGTTGTGCACTACTGCAAGCATCCGGTGCGATGTATAACGAGTATCTGCAGCACTTTCAACCACCGCTCAAGTGTCCATTTTGGAACGGGACGTATGTGATGGGTGCAACGTTGGTAGATGATGCGTTGGTGAA ATATTTACCAGGTTCCGGAAGCACATTTTGGGAGGTACGAATGATGGGACGTGTAAAGGAGCGTTTAATGTTTTGCGTGGTAATGCAGCTAAATGTTCGaccaaaaaaaatgtccaatAATCGAAACTGA